One Tamlana carrageenivorans genomic region harbors:
- a CDS encoding IS4 family transposase, whose product MTNITLFSQIISKLDRSSFSKLVKAKGTDKHQKGFNSWTHLVSMLFCQFAKSQSVRDISNGLRSATGNLNHLGIQKAPSKSTISYQNKHRDWTLYRDYYYVLLKSFGQHPHLKRVKFKIKSKIFLLDSTTISLCLSLFDWAKYKTHKGAVKMHTLLDYDGNLPHYVNISDGKTADNKGAYDIPLISRSVIVADRFYNDFSLLNVWDSNQVFFVIRHKENIQFKSIKEKELPENRHHHVLKDEIIELTGAKSKTKYPKKLRRIAVWDDKNNQEIELITNQMSWTANTISQLYKARWDIEIFFRDIKQQLHIKSFIGTSENAVMIQIWTALITILILKALKANPKYNWYLSNLVAFIRLNLFVKVDLQKWIDSPFNEQPPPKQNYTQGVLF is encoded by the coding sequence ATGACAAATATAACATTGTTCTCTCAGATAATCTCCAAATTAGACCGTTCTAGTTTTTCTAAACTTGTAAAAGCCAAGGGAACAGATAAACATCAAAAAGGATTTAATAGTTGGACACATTTAGTCTCCATGTTGTTTTGTCAATTTGCAAAAAGTCAATCCGTCCGAGATATAAGTAATGGACTTCGCTCTGCCACAGGAAACCTTAATCATTTAGGCATACAGAAAGCACCTTCTAAATCAACGATAAGCTATCAAAACAAACATCGAGACTGGACGCTTTATCGAGATTACTACTATGTTCTTTTAAAAAGTTTTGGACAGCACCCTCACTTAAAACGTGTTAAATTCAAAATTAAATCCAAGATATTTCTATTAGATTCTACAACGATAAGTCTATGTTTAAGTCTCTTTGATTGGGCAAAATACAAAACCCACAAAGGAGCTGTAAAAATGCACACCTTGCTTGATTATGATGGTAATTTACCGCACTATGTAAATATTAGCGATGGTAAAACAGCAGATAATAAAGGAGCTTACGATATTCCTTTGATTAGCCGTTCGGTTATTGTCGCAGATCGATTTTATAATGATTTTTCGTTACTTAACGTTTGGGACAGCAACCAAGTGTTTTTTGTAATTAGGCACAAAGAAAACATCCAATTTAAGAGTATTAAAGAAAAAGAATTGCCAGAAAATAGACATCATCATGTTTTAAAAGATGAAATCATTGAGCTAACAGGGGCTAAATCAAAAACAAAATACCCAAAGAAGCTACGTAGAATAGCTGTATGGGACGATAAAAATAACCAGGAAATAGAACTTATTACCAACCAAATGTCTTGGACAGCAAACACAATTAGCCAACTCTACAAAGCTAGATGGGATATTGAGATATTCTTTAGAGACATCAAACAACAGCTACATATTAAATCGTTTATAGGAACTTCTGAAAATGCCGTAATGATACAAATATGGACGGCTCTTATTACTATACTCATCCTAAAAGCCTTAAAAGCAAATCCAAAATATAATTGGTACTTGTCCAATTTAGTAGCTTTTATAAGACTTAACCTTTTTGTCAAAGTGGATTTGCAAAAATGGATTGATAGCCCTTTTAACGAGCAGCCTCCCCCCAAACAAAATTATACACAAGGGGTTCTTTTTTGA
- a CDS encoding hybrid sensor histidine kinase/response regulator transcription factor, producing the protein MLYQRIIICLFLLIRISFINGQIKCKIEKYTTEDGLSHNGIRDIMKSKDGFMWFATWDGINRFDGTNFVTYKAKPGDGSTLGNNRIDMLEEDSSGNLWLIAYDEQIYRFEKSKEKFLSIAEIIGTNKITFDRIVPTKSGNVWLISENRGLFLAEENTESSIQISHYSKDSINGNAISSNYINFVYEYKKDSVWVGSRKGLDVLTKSEPYKFSSANIINGQNVRSFAETEEAIWFGTGEGHLVKWDKRTMVSQTTQLTNSIINAIEVSKISPDILYLTTAGGEFLTYNIITEKIGGRLKLSEKALHSIFEDKEGLIWVEPHKHGVFMVDPKSFKFSFFSQQNDASFLLIEQTYSVLEDLFGRVWVRLKGGGFGYYDQEKSAFEYFYNKPGDPNQKFSNIVSCMYLDNTCGGLWLSTKDRSINKIIFQKGSFEQQLVIPETKNKSENEIRALLTDSQKRVWIASKARKLHVFSGKKKVNLKDLFVNWPEDDIGLIYTMLEDSQSNIWLGSKGDGLYKAVPINNEKSKYELIHFKSNDSNANSLNSNLIYSILEDAQGRIWIGTFGGGITLIEQSEEGVRFINNFKNYPITASGRVRYLLTGYDDKIWVATTNGLLTFDPNTTDHQNIEFSKYVKKSDDGFSLGSNDVLFLYKDSENKMWVSAAGGGLSLVSQKESGRLKFKTYTKYDGLPSDFILSMIEDKEKNLWLATENGLSKFNLINQKFKNYDSNDGLVDTGFSESTNAMLPNGNLIFGCIKGYITFNPKDVEDNEIDVKMVFTNLEINNKNATISSDDFPLKKNINYEDNLLFDYKHSTIGINYTVLDYRSNNKQIYAYRLKGFNDEWQNVSNQRKATFTNLPPGDFTFEVKCMNDDLYSNMPSKSLAFTISPPFWKSNFAYFLYLILILILIEIARRIAYSMIRLRNKVVVEQKMTELKLSFFTNISHELRTPLTLIVNPIEEIAKYEKLSSVGNDYIETVRKNTNRLVRFVNQLLDFRKVQSGKEVLHVEEMEMISFLNELASLFAQTGSEKQIRVKIDSNFDALCVHLDKKKIDIVIYNLLSNAIKFSPHNSTIIINLDKDNHNILKIRVIDEGVGVEENKLQDIFKLYYETEMNQRHIEGTGIGLALCKEYIQLHQGEIYATNNEHGGLTVHIEIDLNNKIFNFDEKPNIVIPKPKTPKIEKSLTSEIETSDVENMTHAPLVLIVEDNDELRAFLRSQLRRFYRVVSASHGKEGLDLAIKKVPDLIISDVMMPVMDGIQFLEALKNTTETSHVPVILLTAKSSVESKIEGLNYGADYYITKPFDTEFLKASIENLISSRKKFFQTLQGNIKKIALEPSEIIITTKDEKFLKDIISIVEEGLSDPSFNINIIAKTIKMRRPTFNKKFKSLTGMTPVEFVRDMRLKRAKQFLDAGETDIADVAYKVGFNAAGYFSTCFKEVYNESPSDYVKNRNVN; encoded by the coding sequence ATGCTTTATCAGAGAATTATTATTTGTCTTTTTTTATTAATTAGAATTAGCTTTATAAATGGACAAATTAAATGTAAAATAGAAAAATATACCACAGAAGATGGTCTTTCTCATAATGGAATTAGGGATATTATGAAAAGTAAAGATGGTTTTATGTGGTTTGCTACTTGGGATGGTATAAACCGATTTGACGGGACTAATTTTGTGACCTATAAAGCGAAACCAGGGGATGGCAGTACCTTAGGAAACAACCGCATTGATATGTTGGAGGAAGATTCATCTGGTAATTTGTGGCTTATAGCCTATGATGAACAAATTTATAGATTTGAAAAAAGTAAAGAGAAATTCTTATCTATTGCAGAAATCATAGGAACAAATAAAATAACTTTTGATAGAATAGTTCCAACAAAAAGTGGCAATGTCTGGCTGATTTCAGAAAATAGGGGGCTTTTTTTAGCAGAAGAAAATACAGAATCTAGCATACAGATATCTCATTATAGTAAAGATTCTATAAATGGCAACGCCATTTCGTCAAATTATATAAATTTTGTATATGAGTATAAAAAGGATTCGGTTTGGGTTGGCTCTCGTAAAGGCCTAGATGTTTTAACGAAATCAGAACCTTATAAATTTAGTTCAGCGAATATCATAAACGGTCAAAATGTACGCAGTTTTGCAGAGACGGAAGAAGCAATCTGGTTTGGTACAGGTGAAGGACATTTAGTTAAATGGGATAAAAGAACCATGGTGTCTCAAACTACCCAGCTTACTAACAGCATAATTAATGCTATTGAAGTTTCTAAAATTTCACCCGATATACTATATCTAACAACAGCAGGAGGTGAGTTCCTTACTTATAACATAATAACCGAAAAAATAGGAGGTAGACTTAAGCTATCTGAAAAAGCACTCCATAGTATTTTTGAAGATAAAGAGGGATTAATTTGGGTAGAACCACATAAGCATGGGGTTTTTATGGTAGATCCAAAAAGTTTTAAGTTTAGTTTTTTTTCACAACAAAATGATGCATCTTTTTTATTAATTGAACAAACTTACTCAGTATTAGAAGATTTATTTGGTAGGGTTTGGGTTAGGTTAAAAGGTGGAGGGTTTGGCTACTATGACCAGGAAAAGAGTGCTTTCGAATACTTTTATAATAAACCAGGTGATCCCAATCAAAAATTTTCAAATATTGTATCTTGTATGTATTTGGATAATACCTGTGGAGGGTTATGGCTTAGTACTAAGGATAGAAGTATTAATAAAATTATTTTTCAGAAGGGAAGCTTTGAGCAACAACTCGTAATTCCGGAAACTAAGAACAAATCCGAGAATGAGATTAGAGCCCTTTTAACCGATTCCCAGAAACGCGTATGGATTGCTTCTAAAGCTAGAAAACTTCATGTTTTTAGTGGTAAAAAAAAGGTTAATCTTAAAGACCTGTTTGTAAATTGGCCAGAGGATGATATCGGATTAATATATACCATGCTAGAAGATAGTCAAAGTAATATATGGCTAGGTTCTAAAGGTGATGGATTGTATAAGGCGGTGCCTATAAATAATGAAAAATCTAAATATGAATTAATTCATTTTAAAAGTAATGATAGTAATGCCAATAGTCTAAATAGTAATCTTATTTATTCCATTTTAGAAGATGCCCAAGGACGAATTTGGATTGGTACTTTTGGAGGTGGAATTACTCTTATTGAGCAAAGTGAAGAAGGTGTACGATTTATAAATAATTTTAAAAATTATCCCATTACAGCATCTGGACGGGTAAGGTATTTGTTAACAGGGTATGATGATAAAATTTGGGTAGCCACTACTAATGGGTTGTTAACTTTTGATCCCAATACTACAGACCATCAGAATATTGAATTTTCAAAATATGTAAAGAAGTCAGATGATGGATTTAGTTTGGGGAGTAACGATGTACTTTTTTTGTATAAAGATTCAGAAAATAAAATGTGGGTTTCGGCCGCAGGAGGTGGTTTAAGTTTGGTTTCGCAAAAGGAAAGTGGACGATTAAAATTTAAAACTTATACTAAGTATGATGGGTTGCCAAGCGATTTCATCCTAAGTATGATTGAAGATAAAGAGAAAAATTTATGGTTAGCTACTGAAAATGGCTTGTCTAAATTCAACTTAATTAATCAGAAATTTAAAAATTACGATTCTAACGATGGATTGGTGGATACTGGATTCTCAGAATCTACCAATGCCATGTTACCAAATGGAAATTTAATTTTCGGTTGTATAAAAGGTTATATAACATTTAACCCAAAAGATGTTGAAGACAATGAAATTGATGTGAAAATGGTTTTCACTAACTTAGAAATTAACAACAAAAACGCTACGATTAGTTCAGATGATTTCCCTCTTAAGAAGAATATTAATTATGAAGATAATTTATTGTTCGATTATAAGCACAGTACGATAGGAATAAATTATACGGTTTTAGATTATCGTTCTAATAACAAACAAATTTACGCATACAGATTGAAAGGGTTTAACGATGAATGGCAAAACGTAAGCAATCAGAGAAAAGCAACGTTTACCAATTTACCGCCTGGTGATTTTACTTTTGAAGTGAAATGTATGAATGATGATTTGTATTCTAACATGCCTAGTAAATCACTTGCATTTACAATTTCTCCTCCGTTTTGGAAATCTAATTTTGCTTATTTTTTATATCTAATTTTGATTTTGATTTTGATCGAAATAGCAAGAAGGATTGCTTATTCAATGATTAGACTTCGTAACAAAGTGGTGGTAGAACAAAAAATGACTGAATTAAAATTGAGTTTTTTTACTAATATTTCGCATGAGTTAAGAACACCACTAACTTTAATAGTAAACCCTATTGAGGAAATTGCTAAATACGAAAAGTTAAGTTCGGTTGGGAATGATTATATCGAGACCGTTAGAAAAAATACCAATCGATTAGTACGTTTTGTAAATCAATTACTCGATTTTAGGAAAGTACAAAGCGGAAAGGAAGTGTTGCATGTGGAAGAAATGGAGATGATTTCATTTTTAAATGAATTAGCTTCTTTATTTGCTCAAACAGGGAGCGAAAAACAAATTAGAGTTAAAATTGATTCTAATTTTGATGCATTATGTGTGCATTTGGATAAGAAAAAAATTGATATAGTAATTTATAATTTGTTATCTAATGCCATCAAGTTTTCACCTCATAATAGCACCATTATCATTAATTTGGATAAGGACAATCACAATATCTTAAAAATACGGGTTATCGATGAAGGTGTCGGTGTTGAAGAAAATAAGCTACAAGACATCTTTAAATTGTACTATGAAACTGAAATGAACCAAAGACATATTGAAGGCACAGGAATAGGTTTGGCTCTATGTAAGGAATATATACAGCTTCATCAAGGTGAAATTTATGCAACAAATAACGAACATGGAGGTTTGACGGTCCATATTGAAATAGATTTAAATAATAAAATATTTAATTTTGATGAAAAACCTAATATCGTAATCCCTAAACCTAAAACACCTAAAATAGAGAAATCATTAACTTCTGAAATTGAAACTTCAGATGTAGAGAATATGACCCATGCGCCTTTAGTGTTAATTGTTGAAGATAATGATGAACTAAGAGCTTTTTTAAGGAGTCAGCTTAGGCGATTTTATCGAGTTGTAAGTGCATCCCATGGCAAGGAAGGCTTAGACCTAGCCATTAAAAAAGTGCCAGATTTAATTATTAGTGATGTTATGATGCCAGTGATGGATGGTATTCAATTTTTGGAAGCACTAAAGAATACCACAGAAACTAGTCATGTTCCTGTTATTTTGCTAACAGCAAAGTCTTCAGTAGAAAGTAAAATAGAAGGTTTAAATTATGGTGCCGATTATTACATTACTAAACCATTTGATACCGAATTTTTAAAAGCTTCTATTGAAAACTTAATCAGTAGCCGAAAGAAATTTTTTCAAACCTTACAGGGTAACATTAAAAAAATAGCCCTAGAGCCTAGTGAAATTATTATCACGACTAAAGATGAAAAATTTCTGAAAGATATTATATCCATAGTAGAAGAGGGACTTAGCGACCCTAGTTTTAATATTAATATTATTGCAAAAACCATTAAAATGAGGCGCCCTACTTTTAACAAGAAATTTAAAAGTCTTACGGGTATGACCCCAGTTGAGTTTGTTAGGGATATGCGTTTAAAAAGAGCCAAACAATTTTTGGATGCTGGAGAAACAGATATTGCAGATGTAGCATATAAAGTTGGGTTTAATGCAGCTGGTTATTTTAGCACATGTTTTAAGGAGGTCTATAACGAGTCTCCTTCAGATTACGTAAAAAATAGAAATGTTAATTAG
- a CDS encoding ankyrin repeat domain-containing protein — MENVETFFSKIQSGNLEAVKAFIEDQPELIHTTDARGFTPLILASYFDKNDLAKALIDKKAPVDARDAMGNTALIGVAFKDNQEVAKYLLNHGADINEKNNHGVTPLIFASMYDKANMVKFLLDKGADKTLRDHEGKTALQHAESEGFEGVISYLL; from the coding sequence ATGGAAAACGTAGAAACATTTTTTAGTAAAATTCAATCAGGAAATCTTGAAGCGGTGAAGGCTTTTATAGAAGATCAACCTGAATTAATTCATACTACCGACGCCCGAGGGTTTACTCCTTTAATTTTAGCATCGTATTTTGATAAGAATGATTTGGCAAAAGCCTTAATCGATAAAAAAGCTCCAGTTGATGCCCGCGATGCCATGGGAAACACTGCTTTAATAGGTGTCGCTTTTAAAGATAACCAAGAGGTGGCCAAGTATTTGTTAAATCATGGCGCAGATATTAATGAAAAAAATAATCATGGTGTTACCCCTCTAATTTTTGCTTCGATGTATGATAAGGCAAACATGGTAAAATTTCTATTAGATAAAGGCGCCGATAAAACACTTCGGGATCACGAAGGAAAAACAGCGCTTCAGCATGCAGAATCTGAAGGTTTTGAAGGGGTGATTAGCTATTTGCTATAG
- a CDS encoding cytochrome ubiquinol oxidase subunit I, with amino-acid sequence MDNLDAARLQMAFTLIFHIVFACVGMVMPFFMIVAHKKWLNTKDVIYLKLTKSWQKGVAIFFVVGAVSGTALSFELGLLWPEFMKHAGPIIGMPFSLEGAAFFVEAIALGFYLYGWDKIPEKFHWFTGVIVGVSGVASGILVVSANGWMNAPSGFDYINGEFVNIDPVQALLNPAWFTQALHMTLAAFTATGFAVAGIHAYQIYKRRHVELHKKAFKIAITFGAVAAILQPISGDLSAKDIAKRQPVKLAAMEAHYETQKGAPLYIGGIVNTETREVTHKIEIPKALSFLAFGDFDAEVKGLNDFPIDVQPNVPIVHYAFQTMVGLGTLLLIFGLVFFVSLVKKSWWTNRKFWLIFTLLVPLGFIALEAGWIVTEVGRQPWIIHNIMKTKDAVTPMPGMIYSFYMYVGLYSILTLAVTWLMMRQIKSLNYPNLY; translated from the coding sequence ATGGATAATTTAGATGCCGCAAGACTGCAAATGGCATTTACCCTCATTTTTCACATTGTATTTGCTTGTGTTGGTATGGTTATGCCTTTTTTTATGATTGTAGCCCATAAAAAATGGTTAAATACCAAGGATGTCATCTACTTAAAACTTACCAAGTCTTGGCAAAAAGGTGTTGCTATTTTCTTTGTAGTTGGTGCTGTTTCTGGAACGGCTCTATCCTTTGAATTGGGCTTACTCTGGCCAGAATTTATGAAACATGCCGGCCCCATAATTGGGATGCCTTTTTCATTAGAAGGTGCAGCTTTTTTTGTTGAAGCCATAGCCTTAGGCTTTTATTTATATGGTTGGGACAAAATTCCTGAAAAATTTCATTGGTTTACAGGGGTTATCGTGGGGGTATCGGGTGTTGCTTCGGGGATTCTTGTTGTTTCGGCTAATGGCTGGATGAATGCCCCTTCAGGCTTTGATTATATAAACGGCGAATTTGTGAATATCGATCCAGTTCAAGCCCTACTCAATCCTGCCTGGTTTACTCAAGCTTTACACATGACTTTAGCCGCATTCACTGCTACGGGATTTGCCGTTGCAGGCATTCATGCTTATCAAATTTATAAGCGACGCCATGTGGAGTTACATAAAAAAGCTTTTAAAATAGCCATTACCTTTGGCGCTGTAGCTGCTATTTTACAACCTATTAGTGGCGATTTATCGGCCAAAGATATCGCAAAACGCCAACCTGTAAAATTGGCTGCCATGGAAGCACATTATGAAACTCAAAAAGGAGCACCTCTGTATATTGGTGGTATTGTAAATACAGAAACTCGAGAGGTTACACATAAAATAGAAATCCCGAAAGCCTTATCATTTTTAGCTTTTGGCGATTTTGATGCCGAAGTAAAAGGATTAAACGATTTTCCTATAGATGTGCAACCCAATGTACCTATTGTTCATTATGCTTTTCAAACTATGGTAGGTTTAGGAACTTTACTTTTAATTTTCGGACTCGTTTTTTTTGTAAGCCTTGTTAAAAAATCATGGTGGACAAACCGAAAATTCTGGTTAATCTTCACGCTTTTAGTACCTTTAGGCTTCATAGCCTTAGAGGCAGGTTGGATAGTAACTGAAGTGGGTAGACAACCGTGGATTATTCACAACATCATGAAAACTAAAGATGCCGTAACACCCATGCCGGGTATGATATATAGCTTTTACATGTATGTGGGGTTATATAGCATCTTAACACTTGCTGTAACCTGGCTAATGATGCGTCAAATTAAATCACTTAACTACCCAAACCTGTATTAA
- a CDS encoding glutaminyl-peptide cyclotransferase yields the protein MTRLKQFIIIILTTTLIACGSNGNPKKSDFSIITNALKGNISNQKTLKLDLENKKGHTIDSVSYKLDGISVPESFSLEDKKLGKHTIEATVYFNGEKQTTTSVVTILNHELPKVYTYKIINEYPHDITSYTQGLEFYNDTLYESTGQYEESKLRKVDYKTGEVIKNTDLDPAYFGEGLTILNDKIYQLTWQKGTGFVYDVNTFEKLSTFKYGNSKEGWGLCHVDQTIYKSDGSENIWILDPETLVEEDHIQVYTNKGKIIGINEMEWIEGNIYANRYQKDGVAIINPKNGAVIAVVDFTPLKNLVTQHEGLDVLNGIAYNPKSKTIFVTGKRWDKLFEIEIVKE from the coding sequence ATGACAAGACTTAAGCAATTCATAATCATAATTTTAACAACCACTTTAATCGCTTGTGGATCTAATGGAAATCCTAAAAAAAGTGATTTTTCTATCATCACCAATGCTCTAAAAGGTAATATATCGAATCAAAAAACGCTAAAATTAGATTTAGAAAACAAAAAAGGTCACACTATAGACTCGGTTTCTTATAAACTAGATGGTATTTCTGTTCCTGAAAGTTTCAGCTTAGAAGACAAAAAATTAGGCAAACATACCATTGAAGCCACCGTATATTTTAATGGTGAAAAACAAACAACAACTTCGGTAGTTACTATTTTAAATCATGAGTTGCCTAAGGTTTACACCTATAAAATAATTAATGAGTATCCTCATGATATCACCTCTTACACCCAAGGTTTAGAGTTCTATAATGACACGCTTTACGAAAGCACCGGTCAATATGAAGAATCGAAACTTAGAAAAGTAGATTATAAAACTGGTGAAGTTATAAAAAACACCGATTTAGATCCCGCCTATTTTGGTGAAGGTCTTACCATTTTAAATGATAAAATTTATCAGCTTACCTGGCAAAAAGGCACTGGTTTCGTGTATGATGTGAATACTTTTGAAAAATTAAGCACTTTTAAATACGGAAACAGTAAAGAAGGATGGGGTTTATGCCATGTGGATCAAACTATTTATAAAAGTGATGGTTCTGAAAACATTTGGATTCTAGATCCTGAAACCCTTGTGGAAGAAGATCATATACAAGTTTACACCAACAAAGGAAAAATTATAGGCATCAATGAAATGGAATGGATTGAAGGCAACATTTACGCAAATCGATACCAAAAAGATGGCGTGGCTATAATAAACCCAAAAAATGGTGCTGTTATTGCGGTGGTAGATTTCACCCCACTAAAAAACCTAGTAACCCAACATGAAGGCTTAGATGTATTAAACGGGATTGCTTATAACCCTAAAAGTAAAACCATTTTTGTGACAGGAAAACGCTGGGATAAACTCTTTGAAATTGAAATTGTGAAGGAATAA
- a CDS encoding ISAon1 family transposase N-terminal region protein, translating into MEISKDLLSLLLPDFLVAHFSFKSSSSTEDKLRLYFEEKNIVPNSFKTRKVESKGFHKEIIIEDFPLRGKLVYLHLKRRRWRDVDTKETLQRDWNNVAKGTRMTIEFAAFLKEIN; encoded by the coding sequence GTGGAAATTTCTAAAGATTTATTATCCTTATTACTACCTGATTTTCTGGTAGCTCATTTTAGTTTTAAAAGTAGTTCTTCAACAGAAGATAAACTTCGGTTGTATTTCGAAGAGAAGAACATTGTCCCAAATAGTTTTAAAACACGTAAAGTAGAATCTAAAGGTTTTCATAAAGAAATAATTATCGAGGATTTTCCACTTAGAGGGAAACTAGTTTATCTGCATTTAAAGCGCCGCAGATGGCGTGATGTAGACACAAAAGAAACCCTGCAAAGAGACTGGAATAATGTAGCAAAAGGCACTCGTATGACCATCGAGTTTGCCGCTTTTTTAAAAGAAATTAATTGA
- a CDS encoding cytochrome d ubiquinol oxidase subunit II has product MLNVVLFFLMVSLLLYVILAGADFGAGIVELFSTKKNQQLTKKTIYRVMGPVWEANHIWIIILVVILWVGFPEFYNVLVVYLHIPLTLVLLGITMRGVAFVFRHYDAFKDKSQILYDWMFRFSSLVTPIFLGMTAGSMLSGQLVITDDYANYSFIDLFVQPWFNGFSILVGVFFASLCAFLASILLIGESHANDRKVYVTKSEKATAAVVGIGFIVICYGFYHNITFVTDFIKNPLTVGLVILSFILIFPLIISIKKAKKVTTRLLAGIQVTLILVAAFVTHFPVLIIAYNKNINLLETASPEKVINVLGISLIIGGLIILPGLFHLMKSFKMIKVLDD; this is encoded by the coding sequence ATGTTAAACGTTGTTCTGTTTTTTTTAATGGTGTCGTTATTACTCTACGTGATATTAGCTGGAGCAGATTTTGGTGCTGGTATTGTTGAATTATTTTCTACTAAAAAAAATCAACAACTCACCAAAAAAACCATTTATCGCGTGATGGGTCCTGTTTGGGAAGCCAACCATATTTGGATTATTATTTTAGTCGTTATACTATGGGTAGGATTCCCCGAATTTTACAATGTTTTGGTGGTGTATTTACACATTCCTCTTACTTTAGTGTTACTAGGAATTACCATGAGAGGCGTCGCTTTTGTTTTTAGACATTATGATGCTTTTAAAGATAAATCTCAAATTTTATACGATTGGATGTTTCGTTTTTCTAGTTTGGTGACACCTATTTTTTTAGGAATGACCGCCGGATCTATGTTATCGGGACAACTCGTAATTACAGATGATTATGCTAACTATAGTTTTATAGACCTCTTTGTACAGCCTTGGTTTAACGGTTTCTCCATTTTAGTTGGTGTCTTTTTTGCATCCCTATGTGCCTTTTTAGCTTCCATTTTACTCATTGGAGAATCGCATGCTAACGACCGTAAGGTGTATGTTACTAAATCTGAAAAAGCCACCGCAGCCGTTGTTGGTATCGGTTTTATTGTTATCTGTTATGGGTTTTATCACAACATCACTTTTGTAACCGATTTTATTAAAAACCCATTAACGGTAGGATTAGTTATTCTTTCTTTTATCTTAATTTTTCCATTAATAATAAGCATCAAAAAAGCTAAAAAAGTAACCACAAGACTGTTAGCAGGTATACAAGTTACTTTAATTTTAGTCGCTGCGTTTGTAACGCATTTCCCTGTGCTTATTATAGCCTATAACAAAAACATTAACTTATTAGAAACCGCTTCACCAGAAAAAGTAATTAACGTGCTTGGTATCTCTTTAATTATTGGCGGCTTGATAATTCTTCCTGGTTTATTTCACTTAATGAAGTCTTTTAAAATGATTAAAGTTTTAGACGATTAA
- a CDS encoding ISAon1 family transposase, translated as MANLYGLDGKKLQRQYRDYLSEFKDWEYLKQSSKWLVYPQNIGKRLSIDEIALSQGELYTVVTNKKAKGRAGSIVAIISGTKAEEVIKCLKKIPEGKRRLVEEITLDMAGSMKLIAKKSFPRAVQVIDRFHVQQLASDAVQDIRVKYRWQALELENEAIKTAKNNNYQYRAEVFSNGDTRKQLLARSRYLLFKSPDKWTSSQKERAGILFKQYPMIKEAYDLSNQLRVIYNTCTDKNIAMTKLALWYNQIENSGFKSFRVVMNTISLNYRGILNYFDNRSTNAAAESFNAKIKAFRQQLRGVRNKEFFLFRLAQIYA; from the coding sequence ATAGCTAATTTGTATGGTTTAGATGGTAAAAAGCTACAGCGCCAATATCGAGATTATTTAAGTGAATTTAAAGATTGGGAATACCTTAAGCAATCCTCCAAATGGTTAGTCTACCCTCAAAATATTGGCAAACGATTATCTATAGATGAAATAGCACTTTCACAAGGAGAGTTATACACCGTAGTAACCAATAAAAAAGCCAAAGGTAGAGCAGGTTCTATTGTAGCTATTATTTCAGGAACTAAGGCTGAAGAGGTTATTAAATGTCTTAAAAAGATACCTGAAGGCAAGCGGAGGTTGGTAGAAGAAATAACCTTAGATATGGCCGGTAGCATGAAACTAATTGCAAAGAAGAGCTTCCCAAGAGCCGTGCAAGTCATTGATCGCTTTCATGTACAACAACTAGCTTCTGATGCTGTACAAGACATTAGAGTAAAATACCGCTGGCAAGCTCTAGAACTAGAAAATGAGGCTATAAAGACAGCTAAAAATAATAACTACCAGTATCGAGCAGAAGTATTTAGTAACGGGGATACGCGCAAACAACTGCTAGCACGAAGTAGGTATCTTCTATTCAAAAGTCCTGACAAATGGACTAGTTCCCAAAAGGAAAGGGCAGGAATTTTATTCAAGCAATACCCTATGATAAAGGAAGCTTATGACTTGTCAAACCAGCTAAGAGTAATTTATAATACTTGTACAGACAAAAATATAGCAATGACTAAATTGGCACTTTGGTACAATCAAATTGAAAATAGTGGCTTTAAAAGCTTTAGAGTTGTTATGAACACAATCTCCCTAAATTACAGGGGAATATTAAACTATTTTGACAACAGAAGTACCAATGCGGCGGCTGAATCTTTTAATGCAAAGATCAAAGCCTTTAGACAACAACTTAGAGGTGTGAGAAATAAGGAATTCTTCCTCTTTAGATTAGCACAAATTTATGCCTAG